The following proteins are co-located in the Streptococcus anginosus genome:
- a CDS encoding LCP family protein, with translation MDKKSDNLSHHEQLRLDYLYKNIHYLNEREKKEYQYLLSKQEGDQRVESAREARATFSDQQVPENFGYTEQGLPQYPERSRRNKRFKSERIPTNAAESVVENTPKPKKEKRHRKIRVKRILAWLALILVLIVGGMLFMFIKGLNTSKNNPNAKAAQTEVFNGKDTKDGVNILILGTDGRIGQSSSETRTDSIMVLNVGGKNKKMKLVSFMRDTLVHIDGVSQGSGYDQKLNVAYAIGEQNNNQGAELVRQVLKDNFDIDIKYYALVDFSTFATAIDTLFPNGVEMNANFATINGEKVSEVQVPDDLNMKDGVVPEQTIKVGKQRMDGRTLLNYARFRKDDEGDFGRTRRQQEVMSAIIQQVKDPTKLFTGSEALGKVFALTSTNIPYSFLLTHGLSSLTNARNGVEKVTIPENGDWIDAYDMYGGQGLLVDFEAYKEKLAQLGLR, from the coding sequence ATGGATAAAAAATCAGATAATCTCAGCCACCATGAGCAGTTGAGACTGGACTATCTTTACAAAAATATCCATTATTTAAATGAACGCGAGAAAAAAGAATATCAATATCTTCTTAGCAAGCAAGAAGGAGACCAAAGGGTAGAGTCAGCTCGTGAAGCAAGAGCTACCTTTTCTGACCAACAAGTGCCTGAGAATTTTGGTTACACCGAGCAGGGACTCCCTCAATATCCAGAGAGAAGTCGCCGTAATAAACGATTTAAATCAGAGCGTATACCAACTAATGCGGCTGAAAGTGTTGTAGAAAATACACCCAAGCCTAAAAAGGAAAAGCGGCATAGAAAAATACGTGTGAAGCGGATTCTAGCTTGGCTTGCTTTAATTTTGGTTCTCATTGTAGGGGGCATGTTGTTCATGTTTATAAAAGGCTTGAACACTTCAAAAAACAACCCAAATGCCAAAGCTGCCCAAACAGAAGTCTTTAATGGGAAAGATACCAAAGACGGTGTGAATATACTTATTTTGGGTACAGATGGACGAATTGGTCAATCTTCTTCTGAAACGCGGACCGATTCAATCATGGTCTTAAATGTTGGTGGAAAAAATAAAAAAATGAAACTCGTCAGTTTCATGAGAGATACGCTCGTTCACATTGATGGAGTGAGTCAAGGATCAGGTTATGATCAAAAGCTAAATGTAGCATATGCCATTGGGGAGCAGAATAACAATCAAGGCGCTGAATTAGTACGTCAAGTGCTGAAAGACAATTTTGATATTGACATTAAATATTATGCTTTGGTTGATTTTTCGACCTTTGCGACAGCTATTGATACCCTTTTTCCAAATGGTGTTGAAATGAATGCGAATTTCGCTACCATCAATGGCGAAAAAGTGAGTGAAGTACAGGTGCCGGATGACCTCAATATGAAAGACGGAGTTGTTCCAGAGCAGACGATTAAGGTTGGCAAACAACGAATGGACGGTCGCACGCTTTTGAATTACGCGCGTTTCCGTAAAGATGACGAGGGAGATTTCGGCCGAACACGTCGCCAGCAAGAGGTGATGAGCGCGATTATTCAGCAAGTCAAAGACCCAACGAAGCTCTTTACAGGCTCTGAAGCGCTTGGCAAAGTATTTGCTTTAACCTCGACCAACATTCCATATAGCTTTTTACTAACGCACGGCTTGTCTTCTCTCACCAACGCTCGTAATGGTGTTGAAAAGGTGACCATTCCTGAGAATGGAGATTGGATAGATGCCTATGATATGTATGGCGGTCAAGGCTTACTAGTTGATTTTGAAGCCTATAAAGAAAAATTGGCACAACTTGGACTCAGATAA
- the aroA gene encoding 3-phosphoshikimate 1-carboxyvinyltransferase translates to MQLRTNAKGLAGCIRVPGDKSISHRSIMFGSLAKGVTTVHDILRGEDVLSTMQVFRDLGVQIEDDGNVVTIHGVGFAGLQAPTNKLNMGNSGTSIRLISGVLAVQDFVAEMFGDDSLSKRPMDRITIPLRQMGVQIAGRTKRDLPPLTIHGNKNLQPIHYTLPVASAQVKSALIFAALQAQGESVIVEKEMTRNHTEDMIKQFGGQISVNGKEIRVQGGQEFTGQNVLVPGDISSAAFWIVAGLIIPNSKIILGNVGINETRTGILDVVKAMGGNINLSNIDRVAKSATIMVETSELVGTEIGGEIIPRLIDELPIIALLATQAKGQTVIRDAEELKVKETDRIQVVADALNSMGADITPTEDGMIIKGKTSLHGAKVHTFGDHRIGMMTAIAALLVKDGQVELERAEAINTSYPNFFDDLEDLLHG, encoded by the coding sequence ATGCAGTTACGAACAAATGCAAAGGGGTTAGCTGGGTGCATTCGTGTGCCGGGTGATAAGTCTATTAGTCATCGATCGATTATGTTTGGTAGTTTGGCCAAGGGAGTGACAACGGTTCACGATATTTTGCGTGGTGAAGATGTTTTATCTACTATGCAAGTTTTTCGTGATTTAGGTGTTCAAATTGAAGATGACGGCAATGTAGTAACGATTCATGGAGTGGGCTTTGCTGGTCTTCAAGCGCCAACAAACAAACTGAATATGGGAAATTCTGGAACCTCTATTCGCTTGATTTCAGGTGTATTAGCTGTGCAGGATTTTGTGGCAGAAATGTTTGGTGATGATAGTTTATCTAAACGTCCTATGGATCGCATAACGATTCCTCTTCGTCAAATGGGGGTGCAAATCGCCGGGCGAACCAAGCGTGATTTGCCACCGCTCACTATTCATGGGAATAAGAACTTACAGCCCATTCATTATACCTTGCCTGTGGCGTCTGCTCAGGTTAAGTCTGCTTTGATATTTGCGGCTTTACAAGCTCAAGGCGAGTCAGTCATTGTTGAAAAAGAAATGACCCGCAATCATACAGAAGACATGATTAAACAATTTGGCGGTCAGATTTCTGTCAATGGAAAGGAAATCCGCGTTCAAGGCGGACAAGAGTTTACTGGACAGAATGTGCTGGTGCCAGGAGATATTTCTAGTGCGGCTTTCTGGATAGTAGCAGGACTTATCATTCCCAATTCTAAGATTATTTTGGGAAATGTTGGTATCAATGAAACACGAACTGGCATTTTGGATGTTGTCAAGGCTATGGGGGGGAATATAAACTTGTCCAATATAGACAGAGTTGCTAAGTCCGCCACCATAATGGTAGAGACATCTGAATTAGTCGGCACAGAAATTGGCGGAGAAATTATCCCGCGTTTAATTGATGAATTGCCAATCATTGCACTTCTGGCCACTCAAGCTAAGGGGCAAACGGTGATTCGTGATGCGGAAGAATTAAAGGTAAAAGAAACAGACCGTATCCAAGTTGTGGCAGATGCACTAAATAGCATGGGGGCTGATATTACTCCGACAGAAGACGGCATGATTATCAAAGGGAAAACATCTCTTCACGGTGCTAAAGTTCATACATTTGGCGACCACCGAATTGGCATGATGACGGCTATTGCAGCTCTTTTGGTAAAGGACGGTCAAGTCGAGTTGGAGCGCGCCGAAGCTATCAATACGAGCTATCCAAATTTCTTTGATGATTTGGAGGACTTACTTCATGGCTAA
- a CDS encoding shikimate kinase has protein sequence MAKILIGFMGTGKTTVASLLDENFIDMDELLSERLEMPIKEYFEQYGEAAFRQKESELLKELLQSEQVISTGGGIISNAQNRELLKQNAENIYLKTDFETLYQRLEEDQEHQRPLYLNNSKADLKNLFEQRQTWYEEVATKVIDVTTLTPKQIVEVLQ, from the coding sequence ATGGCTAAGATTTTGATTGGTTTCATGGGGACTGGGAAAACAACGGTTGCTAGCTTGCTAGATGAAAATTTTATCGATATGGATGAGCTTTTGTCAGAGAGACTGGAAATGCCGATTAAAGAATATTTTGAGCAGTATGGCGAAGCAGCTTTTCGGCAAAAAGAAAGTGAATTATTAAAAGAATTGCTACAGTCAGAACAAGTCATCTCAACTGGTGGTGGCATCATCAGCAATGCTCAAAATCGCGAGTTGTTAAAGCAGAACGCTGAAAATATTTATTTAAAAACAGATTTTGAAACGCTTTACCAGCGTCTTGAAGAAGATCAAGAACACCAGCGCCCGCTTTATTTGAACAATAGCAAAGCTGATTTGAAAAATCTTTTCGAGCAACGTCAGACTTGGTATGAAGAAGTGGCTACAAAAGTTATTGATGTGACTACTCTGACGCCTAAACAAATCGTGGAGGTGTTGCAATGA
- the pheA gene encoding prephenate dehydratase, with amino-acid sequence MKIGFLGPKGSFSHHVAQEAFPADTLVAFENITEVVKAYETGEVDYSVVPVENSIEGSVHETLDYLFHQAAIHAVAEIVQPIKQQLLATAADKPIEKIFSHPQAIAQGKKYVRQHYLQAKIEITASTAYAARFVAQHPEENYAAIAPRSAASEYGLQIIAENIQEMAENFTRFWLLGQSIPTLPLYPKEKKLTLALTLPDNLPGALYKALATFAWRGIDLTKIESRPLKTALGEYFFIVDINNEKEDLVSFAMRELEAIGITYKILGNYTVYTISEQ; translated from the coding sequence ATGAAAATTGGATTTTTAGGTCCGAAAGGGTCTTTTTCTCATCATGTGGCACAAGAAGCTTTTCCAGCAGATACGTTAGTGGCTTTTGAAAATATCACGGAAGTTGTAAAAGCCTACGAGACAGGAGAAGTGGATTATTCTGTAGTGCCAGTTGAAAATTCAATTGAAGGAAGCGTTCATGAAACATTGGACTACCTTTTTCATCAGGCAGCCATTCATGCTGTGGCAGAAATCGTCCAGCCAATCAAGCAACAATTATTGGCAACGGCAGCTGATAAGCCAATAGAAAAAATCTTTTCTCATCCGCAGGCAATTGCGCAGGGGAAAAAATATGTTCGCCAGCATTATCTACAAGCTAAAATCGAAATAACAGCTAGCACAGCTTATGCGGCTCGTTTTGTGGCTCAGCATCCAGAAGAAAATTATGCAGCTATTGCGCCAAGGAGTGCAGCTAGTGAATACGGTCTGCAGATTATTGCAGAGAATATTCAAGAAATGGCTGAGAATTTCACCCGTTTTTGGTTGCTGGGACAGTCGATTCCGACTTTGCCATTATATCCTAAGGAAAAGAAACTCACGCTTGCTTTGACTTTGCCAGACAATTTACCCGGTGCTTTATATAAAGCTCTTGCAACTTTTGCTTGGCGGGGAATTGATTTGACAAAAATTGAAAGCCGCCCGTTGAAGACCGCTTTGGGAGAATATTTTTTCATTGTGGACATCAATAATGAAAAAGAGGATTTAGTGTCATTTGCGATGAGAGAGCTAGAAGCAATTGGCATTACTTATAAAATTTTAGGAAATTACACCGTTTATACTATTTCAGAACAGTAG
- the rlmD gene encoding 23S rRNA (uracil(1939)-C(5))-methyltransferase RlmD: protein MLKKNDVIEVEIVDLSHDGAGVAKAEGLVFFVENALPTERIRMRILKVNKKIGFGKVEAYLTKSLYRNEDVDVAYLRTGIADLGHLKYSEQLKFKTKKVRDSLYKIAGIADIEVAPTLGMEHPLHYRNKAQVPVRRVNGQLETGFFRKNSHDLMPIEDFYIQDPVIDQVVLAVRDLLRRFDLKPYDEKEQSGLIRNIVVRRGHYSGEIMVILVTTRPKIFRINQLIERLVAQFSAIKSVTQNINNQPGNAILGKEFRVLYGQDYITDRMLDNDFQIAAPAFYQVNTEMAEKLYQMAIDFAELSTEDIVVDAYSGIGTIGLSVAKHVKEVYGVEVIPQAVENSKKNAELNGISNAHYICDSAENAIKKWLNQGIKPSIIMVDPPRKGLTESFIKSSVSMNPKKIVYISCNAATMARDIKLYQELGYKLTKVQPVDLFPMTHHVETVALLSKLNVDKHISVEVELDELDLTSAESKATYAQIKEYILEKFDLKVSTLYIAQIKKKCGIELRENYNKSKKEKQVVPQCTPKKEEAIMDALRHFKMI, encoded by the coding sequence ATGTTAAAAAAGAATGATGTGATAGAAGTAGAAATTGTGGATTTGAGCCATGACGGTGCAGGAGTAGCTAAAGCAGAGGGACTGGTTTTCTTTGTGGAGAATGCTCTGCCTACGGAACGTATCCGTATGCGCATACTGAAAGTCAATAAAAAAATTGGTTTTGGCAAGGTAGAAGCCTATCTGACGAAATCCCTTTATCGAAACGAAGATGTTGATGTGGCTTATCTGAGGACAGGTATTGCTGACCTTGGGCATCTAAAATATAGTGAGCAATTGAAATTTAAAACCAAGAAAGTTAGAGATAGTCTTTACAAGATTGCTGGAATTGCAGATATCGAAGTGGCACCAACTCTTGGTATGGAGCACCCACTACATTATCGAAACAAAGCGCAGGTTCCTGTTCGCCGTGTCAATGGACAGCTAGAAACGGGATTTTTCCGAAAAAATTCGCATGATTTAATGCCAATTGAGGATTTTTATATTCAGGATCCAGTTATTGACCAAGTCGTTTTGGCAGTGCGGGATTTGCTGCGTCGTTTTGACCTGAAACCTTACGATGAGAAAGAGCAATCTGGTCTGATTCGTAATATTGTGGTTCGTCGTGGACATTACTCTGGTGAAATCATGGTTATTTTAGTGACAACTCGTCCCAAAATTTTCCGTATAAATCAGTTAATTGAGCGATTAGTCGCGCAATTTTCGGCTATTAAGTCTGTCACGCAAAATATTAACAACCAGCCAGGTAATGCGATTTTGGGGAAGGAATTTCGTGTACTGTATGGACAAGATTATATTACTGACCGCATGCTGGATAATGACTTTCAAATTGCTGCCCCAGCATTTTACCAAGTCAATACAGAGATGGCAGAGAAACTGTATCAAATGGCGATTGATTTCGCTGAGTTGAGTACAGAGGATATTGTAGTGGATGCCTATTCGGGGATTGGCACCATTGGATTGTCAGTTGCGAAACATGTCAAAGAAGTCTATGGCGTGGAGGTCATCCCCCAAGCAGTTGAAAATAGCAAAAAGAATGCTGAGCTAAACGGTATTAGCAATGCCCATTATATTTGTGATTCAGCAGAAAATGCTATCAAAAAATGGCTGAACCAAGGTATAAAACCTAGTATCATCATGGTCGACCCACCACGTAAAGGCTTGACTGAAAGTTTTATCAAATCAAGCGTCAGTATGAATCCAAAGAAAATCGTCTATATTTCCTGCAATGCCGCCACCATGGCACGTGACATCAAGCTCTATCAAGAACTAGGCTATAAACTCACAAAAGTTCAGCCAGTGGATTTATTTCCAATGACGCATCATGTGGAGACGGTAGCATTATTGTCCAAACTTAATGTCGATAAGCATATAAGTGTTGAAGTAGAGCTGGATGAACTTGATTTGACAAGTGCGGAGAGCAAAGCTACTTATGCTCAGATTAAGGAATATATATTGGAAAAGTTTGATTTAAAGGTTTCGACACTCTATATTGCCCAGATTAAAAAGAAATGTGGAATAGAGTTGAGAGAAAATTATAATAAGTCAAAAAAAGAAAAACAAGTTGTCCCACAATGCACACCTAAGAAAGAAGAAGCTATCATGGATGCGTTAAGACATTTTAAAATGATTTAA
- a CDS encoding CD1845 family protein, which yields MRWTLKIILFPIILLLSILISFLKFIISVSGMILGILSFLVVLGSIAALVQKDTTTFIQALIIAFLISPYGLPKIALWVIAYIEFARDKLKEI from the coding sequence ATGAGGTGGACATTAAAAATAATTTTGTTTCCAATAATATTACTTCTATCAATACTAATTTCTTTTCTAAAATTCATAATCAGTGTCAGTGGAATGATTTTAGGAATATTATCATTCTTAGTGGTATTAGGTTCGATTGCAGCACTTGTACAAAAAGACACAACTACTTTTATTCAAGCACTGATAATAGCATTTTTGATAAGTCCCTATGGATTACCTAAAATTGCATTATGGGTTATAGCATATATTGAATTTGCAAGGGATAAATTGAAAGAAATATAA